One Peterkaempfera bronchialis DNA window includes the following coding sequences:
- a CDS encoding sensor histidine kinase — protein sequence MSVSGQAVAERPDAGFAHPALFYRGLDGYLEGVGGFVRAGLEAGEPVLVAVPGPRLGPLRELLGDMSAAVSFADMTELGRNPGRILAALREFADRHMDRRSRLVGEPIWTARTPAEVREATRHEALINLAFDGRPVAILCPYDTEGLAPSVLDDAHRTHPVVIRDGQLLASAGYTAPDLVCAACDTELAEPPAAERMAYSAGGLAEVRRWLDAWLAGTGLDRRRRGDLVLAVGEATGNSVVHGGGSGVLRVWPEEGGVVAEVRDTGWLRDPLAGRRRPGLASADGGRGLWMIHQLCDLVEVRAGRTGLTLRLHMDIAPATPER from the coding sequence GTGAGCGTGAGCGGGCAGGCGGTGGCGGAGCGGCCGGACGCGGGTTTCGCCCACCCCGCGCTCTTCTACCGGGGCTTGGACGGCTATCTGGAGGGCGTGGGTGGCTTCGTCCGCGCCGGGCTGGAGGCCGGCGAACCGGTGCTGGTCGCCGTGCCGGGCCCCCGCCTCGGGCCGCTCCGCGAGCTGCTGGGCGATATGTCCGCCGCCGTCTCCTTCGCCGACATGACCGAGCTGGGCCGCAACCCGGGCCGCATCCTGGCGGCGCTGCGCGAGTTCGCCGACCGCCACATGGACCGCCGCAGCAGGCTGGTCGGCGAACCCATCTGGACGGCCCGCACCCCGGCCGAGGTACGCGAGGCCACCCGCCACGAGGCCCTGATCAACCTGGCCTTCGACGGCCGCCCGGTCGCCATCCTCTGCCCGTACGACACCGAGGGCCTGGCCCCGTCCGTCCTGGACGACGCCCACCGCACCCATCCGGTGGTGATCCGGGACGGGCAGCTGCTGGCCTCCGCCGGCTACACCGCCCCCGACCTGGTCTGCGCCGCCTGCGACACCGAGCTGGCCGAGCCCCCCGCCGCCGAGCGGATGGCCTACTCCGCCGGGGGACTGGCCGAGGTCCGCCGGTGGCTGGACGCCTGGCTGGCCGGGACCGGGCTGGACCGGCGCCGCCGGGGCGACCTGGTGCTGGCCGTGGGCGAGGCGACCGGCAACTCGGTGGTGCACGGCGGGGGCAGCGGTGTGCTGCGGGTCTGGCCGGAGGAGGGCGGGGTGGTGGCCGAGGTCCGCGACACCGGGTGGCTGCGCGATCCGCTGGCCGGACGCCGCCGACCCGGGCTGGCCTCGGCCGACGGCGGGCGCGGGCTGTGGATGATCCACCAGCTCTGCGACCTGGTCGAGGTGCGGGCGGGTCGTACAGGGCTGACCCTGAGGTTGCACATGGACATCGCGCCCGCCACCCCGGAGCGGTAG
- a CDS encoding HAMP domain-containing protein, with product MDEVSRTTTRGGATGGHGPVGEDELRRLLAGLTAVRDGDFGTRLPDDADGLLAEIATVFNGMVDQLSLFTSEVTRVAREVGTEGRLGGQAEVPGVSGTWKDLTESVNAMAGNLTGQVRSIAQVATAVARGDLSQKIEVSARGEILELKSTINTMVDQLSGFAEQVTRVAREVGTEGMLGGQADVKGVSGTWKGLTESVNVMAANLTAQVRAIAQVTTAVARGDLSQKIRVDARGEILELKETINTMVDQLSGFAEQVTRVARDVGTEGILGGQARVPNVAGTWKDLTDNVNSMANNLTNQVRNIAQVTTAVARGDLTRKIDVDARGEILELKTTINTMVDQLSSFAAEVTRVAREVGSEGRLGGQAEVEGVSGTWKRLTENVNELAGNLTRQVRAIAEVTSAVAEGDLTRSITVEAPGEVGELKDNINSMVGSLRETTRANRDQDWLKSNLARISGLMQGRRDLAVVAELVMDELAPLVSAQYGAFFLAEETPRGTELKLVGSYGHPGGDRPTRFPLGRSLVGQAARSRRTIAVDDIPADYVTVSSGLGATAPASLLLLPIVVEDQVLGVIELASVHRFTQVHRDFLEQLMETVGVNVNTIVANARTDELLGESQRLAGELRARSEELQARQEELQRSNAELKEKAALLASQNRDIETKNLEIEQASQELETRAQQLALASKYKSEFLANMSHELRTPLNSLLILAQLLAQNPTRNLTPKQVEYAGVIHSAGSDLLQLINDILDLSKVEAGKMDVSLEPLRLPALLDYVEATFRPLTTEKGLRFAIRTDPGVPAELLTDGARLRQVLRNLLSNAVKFTETGAVELRIAPVGEQEPVPDTVRRTGPVIAFRVSDTGIGIPEPHLEAIFGAFQQADGTTSRKYGGTGLGLSISREIAYLLGGVITAESTLDEGSTFTLYLPVVHPAAGAVEGAPLDTGGPHRIGSPGPAPVAVGGGAAGPVEGAPPEAGPYRIESQGTTAAEHEHGSLAGRTVLVVDDDARNLFALTGILEVCGLRVLHAENGRAGIDVLSRNPGTDLVIMDLMMPDMDGYTATAAIRGMPGFSDLPIIAVTAKAMPGDREKSLRAGASDHVTKPVDTRELVRCLHRWLDR from the coding sequence ATGGACGAGGTTTCCAGGACGACCACGCGCGGCGGGGCCACCGGCGGTCATGGACCGGTGGGGGAGGACGAGCTGCGCCGGCTGCTGGCCGGGCTGACCGCCGTCCGGGACGGCGACTTCGGCACCCGGCTGCCCGACGATGCGGACGGCCTGCTGGCCGAGATCGCCACCGTGTTCAACGGCATGGTCGACCAGCTCTCGCTCTTCACCTCCGAGGTCACCCGGGTCGCCCGGGAGGTCGGCACCGAGGGGAGGCTGGGCGGCCAGGCCGAGGTACCGGGCGTCTCCGGCACCTGGAAGGACCTCACCGAGTCGGTCAACGCGATGGCCGGCAACCTGACCGGCCAGGTCCGCTCCATCGCCCAGGTGGCCACCGCCGTCGCGCGCGGCGACCTGTCGCAGAAGATCGAAGTGAGCGCCCGGGGCGAGATCCTGGAGCTGAAGTCCACCATCAACACCATGGTCGACCAGCTCTCCGGTTTCGCCGAGCAGGTGACCCGGGTCGCCCGGGAGGTCGGCACCGAGGGCATGCTCGGCGGCCAGGCCGACGTCAAGGGCGTCTCCGGTACCTGGAAGGGGCTCACCGAGTCCGTCAATGTGATGGCCGCCAATCTGACCGCCCAGGTCCGCGCCATCGCCCAGGTCACCACCGCCGTCGCCCGAGGCGACCTCTCGCAGAAGATCAGGGTCGACGCCCGGGGCGAGATCCTGGAACTCAAGGAGACCATCAACACGATGGTCGACCAGCTCTCCGGCTTCGCCGAGCAGGTGACCCGGGTCGCCCGCGACGTCGGCACCGAGGGCATCCTCGGCGGCCAGGCCCGGGTGCCCAATGTCGCCGGCACCTGGAAGGACCTCACCGACAACGTCAACTCCATGGCGAACAACCTCACCAACCAGGTCCGCAACATCGCCCAGGTGACCACCGCCGTGGCCCGGGGCGACCTCACCCGCAAGATCGACGTGGACGCGCGGGGCGAGATCCTGGAACTCAAGACCACCATCAACACCATGGTCGACCAGCTCTCCTCGTTCGCCGCCGAGGTCACCCGGGTCGCCCGCGAGGTCGGCAGCGAAGGCCGACTCGGCGGCCAGGCCGAGGTGGAGGGCGTCTCCGGCACCTGGAAGCGGCTCACCGAGAACGTCAATGAACTGGCCGGCAACCTCACCCGCCAGGTCCGCGCCATCGCCGAGGTCACCAGCGCCGTCGCCGAAGGGGACCTCACCCGCTCCATCACCGTGGAGGCCCCCGGCGAGGTCGGCGAACTCAAGGACAACATCAACTCCATGGTGGGCTCGCTGCGCGAGACCACCCGCGCCAACCGCGACCAGGACTGGCTCAAGTCCAATCTGGCCCGCATCTCCGGCCTGATGCAGGGCCGCCGCGACCTCGCCGTCGTCGCCGAACTGGTCATGGACGAACTGGCCCCGCTGGTCTCCGCCCAGTACGGCGCCTTCTTCCTCGCCGAGGAGACACCGCGCGGCACCGAACTGAAGCTGGTCGGCTCCTACGGCCACCCCGGCGGCGACCGGCCCACCCGCTTCCCGCTGGGCCGCTCACTGGTCGGCCAGGCCGCCCGCAGCCGCCGCACCATAGCCGTGGACGACATCCCCGCCGACTATGTCACTGTCTCCTCCGGCCTCGGCGCCACCGCCCCCGCCAGCCTGCTGCTGCTCCCCATCGTGGTCGAGGACCAGGTCCTCGGGGTCATCGAACTGGCCTCCGTGCACCGCTTCACCCAGGTCCACCGGGACTTCCTGGAACAGCTGATGGAGACCGTCGGCGTCAATGTCAACACCATCGTCGCCAACGCCCGCACCGACGAACTGCTCGGCGAGTCGCAGCGCCTCGCCGGAGAGCTGCGCGCCCGCTCCGAGGAACTCCAGGCCCGCCAGGAGGAGTTGCAGCGCTCCAACGCCGAACTCAAGGAGAAGGCCGCGCTGCTGGCCAGCCAGAACCGCGACATCGAGACCAAGAACCTGGAGATCGAGCAGGCCAGCCAGGAGCTGGAGACCCGCGCCCAGCAGCTCGCCCTCGCCTCCAAGTACAAGTCGGAGTTCCTGGCCAATATGAGCCATGAGCTGCGCACCCCGCTCAACAGCCTGCTCATCCTGGCCCAGCTGCTGGCCCAGAACCCGACCCGCAACCTCACCCCCAAGCAGGTCGAGTACGCCGGGGTCATCCACTCCGCCGGGTCCGACCTGCTCCAGCTGATCAACGACATCCTTGACCTCTCCAAGGTCGAGGCGGGCAAGATGGACGTCTCCCTGGAACCGCTGCGGCTGCCCGCGCTGCTCGACTATGTCGAGGCGACCTTCCGCCCGCTGACCACCGAGAAGGGGCTGCGGTTCGCCATCAGGACCGACCCCGGGGTACCGGCCGAACTGCTCACCGACGGGGCGCGGCTGCGCCAGGTGCTGCGCAATCTGCTCTCCAACGCGGTCAAGTTCACCGAGACCGGCGCCGTCGAGCTGCGGATCGCCCCGGTCGGCGAGCAGGAGCCGGTCCCGGACACCGTCCGCCGTACCGGTCCGGTCATCGCCTTCCGGGTCTCGGACACCGGCATCGGCATCCCCGAGCCGCATCTGGAGGCCATCTTCGGCGCCTTCCAGCAGGCCGACGGGACCACCAGCCGCAAATACGGCGGGACCGGGCTCGGGCTCTCCATCAGCCGGGAGATCGCCTATCTGCTCGGCGGCGTCATCACCGCCGAGTCCACCCTCGACGAGGGCTCCACCTTCACGCTCTACCTGCCGGTCGTCCACCCCGCCGCCGGGGCGGTGGAGGGCGCACCGCTCGACACGGGCGGCCCGCACCGCATCGGATCGCCCGGGCCCGCCCCGGTCGCCGTGGGCGGAGGGGCAGCCGGGCCGGTGGAGGGTGCACCGCCCGAGGCGGGCCCCTACCGCATCGAATCGCAGGGGACCACCGCGGCCGAGCACGAACACGGCAGCCTCGCCGGCCGTACGGTGCTGGTGGTCGACGACGACGCCCGCAACCTCTTCGCGCTCACCGGCATCCTGGAAGTGTGCGGCCTGCGTGTGCTGCACGCCGAGAACGGCCGGGCCGGGATCGACGTCCTGAGCCGCAACCCCGGCACCGACCTGGTGATCATGGACCTGATGATGCCCGACATGGACGGCTACACCGCCACCGCAGCCATCCGGGGCATGCCCGGCTTCAGCGACCTGCCGATCATCGCCGTCACCGCCAAGGCCATGCCCGGCGACCGGGAGAAGAGCCTCCGGGCCGGAGCCAGCGACCATGTGACCAAGCCGGTCGACACCCGGGAGCTGGTGCGCTGCCTGCACCGCTGGCTCGACCGGTGA
- a CDS encoding SpoIIE family protein phosphatase: METPAQPPHSGVDLLARTVGRLRAEESTRALIELAKGILVERLGCGPAEAARHLRLLADSSRLPLPELAADIVNQAAGDLVAQAAAPTGEQTTAPTGEQAADPATRATAVRLRAAECAALAADDTGAVARVLLDQAAAPLGATAVAVWAAHADGTLTLAGHAGFTEGEAARWHHVPPGVGTLAQQALTGRRTLWFPALGDRGGDTSTATVGRGAPATSGARAVLPAGPGDRLLGVLEIAWPDVRPPLTPQLRRQLEALADLCGHTLDAGFDPADPAAGPGTGLPDLLGGLLDPAMVLRPVYGADRRIADFRIESTNEPFVDPVGRSPGRLRGLGLLEAYPLAATEGGLFDRAARTLATGEPYRADAVRLRMLLDDVPLAVEAHIGMSRLGDAVLLTWRIPGEETRLAHLLQHAQRLGRIGGFEENLVSGAVSWNAQLYALYGLPPTAAPVPVARLRSRAHPDDAVAIGRFLRTVLHHGQEGAATFRLLRGDGVVRHVRVVAEPVLGEGGRPVGVRGAYQDVSAQHWTEVALAATRDRLADTEQESADRHRLALQLQQAIMPPTAPPVDAAGLRVAVRYRPAEKGHRIGGDWYDAVLLPTGQVLLAVGDVAGHGIAAATGMVVLRNALRGLAATGAGPGQLLGWLNAVAHHLTEHVTATAVCGLYDPETRTLRWARAGHLPPVLVRAGAAEALPLPKGVLLGAVAEAEYEERRLVLDDDDTLLLYTDGLIERRDRSVQQSIARLLATAAGAEDDLEEYLDRLLTHSNADTDDDTCLIGVRLRQRPT; the protein is encoded by the coding sequence GTGGAGACGCCCGCGCAGCCGCCGCACTCCGGCGTTGACCTGCTGGCCCGGACCGTCGGCCGACTCCGGGCCGAGGAGTCCACCCGGGCGCTGATCGAGCTGGCCAAGGGCATCCTGGTCGAGCGTCTCGGCTGCGGCCCCGCCGAGGCCGCCCGGCACCTGCGGCTGCTCGCCGACAGCTCCCGGCTGCCGCTCCCGGAGCTGGCCGCCGACATCGTCAACCAGGCCGCCGGAGACCTGGTGGCCCAGGCCGCCGCGCCGACCGGCGAGCAGACCACCGCGCCGACCGGTGAGCAAGCCGCCGACCCGGCCACCCGTGCCACCGCCGTACGGCTGCGCGCGGCCGAATGCGCCGCACTCGCCGCCGACGACACCGGCGCCGTCGCCCGCGTGCTGCTGGACCAGGCCGCCGCACCCCTCGGCGCCACCGCCGTCGCCGTCTGGGCCGCCCACGCCGACGGCACCCTGACGCTCGCCGGGCACGCCGGGTTCACCGAGGGCGAAGCGGCCCGCTGGCACCATGTGCCGCCCGGCGTGGGCACCCTCGCCCAGCAGGCACTCACCGGGCGCCGCACCCTCTGGTTCCCCGCCCTGGGCGACCGGGGCGGCGACACCTCCACCGCCACCGTCGGACGCGGCGCCCCGGCCACCTCCGGCGCCCGCGCCGTGCTGCCCGCCGGGCCGGGCGACCGGCTGCTGGGCGTCCTGGAGATCGCCTGGCCGGACGTCCGCCCCCCGCTCACCCCGCAGCTCCGCCGCCAACTGGAGGCGCTGGCCGACCTCTGCGGGCACACCCTGGACGCCGGATTCGACCCCGCCGACCCCGCGGCAGGGCCCGGCACCGGCCTCCCCGACCTGCTCGGCGGCCTGCTGGACCCGGCGATGGTGCTCCGCCCGGTGTACGGCGCCGACCGGCGGATCGCCGACTTCCGCATCGAGTCCACCAATGAGCCCTTTGTGGACCCGGTCGGCCGCTCCCCGGGCCGGCTGCGCGGCCTGGGACTGCTGGAGGCGTACCCGCTGGCCGCCACCGAGGGCGGCCTCTTCGACCGGGCGGCCCGGACGCTGGCCACCGGCGAGCCCTACCGCGCCGACGCGGTCCGGCTGCGGATGCTGCTGGACGATGTACCGCTGGCCGTCGAAGCGCACATCGGCATGAGCCGCCTCGGCGACGCCGTCCTGCTCACCTGGCGCATCCCCGGCGAGGAGACCCGGCTCGCCCACCTGCTCCAGCACGCCCAGCGGCTCGGCCGGATCGGCGGCTTCGAGGAGAACCTGGTCAGCGGCGCCGTCAGCTGGAACGCCCAGCTCTACGCCCTCTACGGGCTGCCGCCCACCGCCGCACCGGTCCCCGTGGCGCGGCTGCGCAGCCGCGCCCACCCCGACGACGCCGTGGCCATCGGCCGCTTTCTGCGGACCGTGCTGCACCACGGCCAGGAGGGCGCGGCCACCTTCCGGCTGCTGCGCGGCGACGGCGTGGTCCGCCATGTGCGGGTGGTCGCCGAACCGGTGCTCGGCGAGGGCGGCCGACCGGTCGGGGTGCGCGGCGCCTACCAGGACGTCTCCGCCCAGCACTGGACCGAGGTGGCACTGGCCGCCACCCGCGACCGGCTCGCCGACACCGAGCAGGAGTCCGCCGACCGCCACCGCCTCGCCCTGCAGCTCCAGCAGGCGATCATGCCGCCCACCGCGCCGCCGGTGGACGCGGCCGGGCTGCGGGTGGCCGTCCGCTACCGCCCCGCCGAGAAGGGCCACCGGATCGGCGGCGACTGGTACGACGCCGTGCTGCTGCCCACCGGACAGGTGCTGCTGGCCGTCGGCGACGTCGCCGGACACGGCATCGCCGCCGCCACCGGGATGGTGGTGCTGCGCAACGCCCTGCGCGGCCTCGCCGCGACCGGCGCCGGCCCGGGGCAGCTGCTCGGCTGGCTCAACGCGGTCGCGCACCACCTCACCGAGCACGTCACCGCCACCGCCGTCTGCGGCCTGTACGACCCGGAGACCCGCACCCTGCGCTGGGCCCGCGCCGGCCATCTGCCGCCGGTACTGGTCCGGGCCGGCGCGGCGGAGGCGCTGCCGCTGCCCAAGGGGGTGCTGCTCGGCGCGGTCGCGGAGGCGGAGTACGAGGAGCGCCGCCTGGTGCTGGACGACGACGACACCCTGCTGCTCTACACCGACGGGCTGATCGAGCGGCGGGACCGCTCGGTGCAGCAGTCGATAGCCCGGCTGCTGGCGACCGCCGCGGGCGCGGAGGACGACCTGGAGGAGTACCTCGACCGGCTGCTCACCCACAGCAACGCCGACACCGACGACGACACCTGCCTGATCGGCGTCCGGCTGCGGCAGCGCCCGACGTAG
- a CDS encoding pirin family protein: MSNLDVRPVPTLCGGRRAVPGSPVHDVLPGRAVLLGESTEVRRLLPTLGRRMVGAWCFVDHYGPDEIAAEPGMQVPPHPHIGLQTVSWLLDGEILHRDSVGSVQTVRPGELGLMTAGRAIAHSEQSPDPHPALLHGAQLWVALPEPHRRTEPRFEHHAALPVVTAPGLRATVLMGELDGAASPGTAFSPLVGAELLLAAGAAAALPLERDFEYAVLTLSGTPEVDGVRLDPGALLYLGCNRDELRVRGDSDCRLLLLGGEPFEEEIVMWWNFVARTGDEIAQAREDWMSGSHFGEVTGYDGAPLPAPALPPVPLKPRGRAR, encoded by the coding sequence GTGAGCAACCTTGATGTCCGGCCCGTGCCGACCCTCTGCGGCGGCCGCCGCGCGGTCCCCGGGAGCCCGGTGCATGATGTCCTGCCCGGCCGTGCCGTGCTGCTCGGCGAGTCCACCGAGGTCCGCCGGCTGCTGCCGACGCTGGGCCGCCGAATGGTCGGCGCCTGGTGCTTTGTCGACCACTACGGCCCCGACGAGATCGCCGCCGAGCCCGGTATGCAGGTGCCGCCGCATCCGCACATCGGGTTGCAGACCGTGAGCTGGTTGCTCGACGGCGAGATCTTGCACCGTGACAGCGTCGGCAGCGTGCAGACCGTCCGCCCGGGCGAGCTGGGCCTGATGACGGCCGGCCGGGCCATCGCCCACTCCGAGCAGTCGCCCGACCCGCACCCGGCGCTGCTGCACGGCGCCCAGCTCTGGGTCGCCCTGCCCGAGCCGCACCGCCGCACCGAGCCGCGCTTCGAGCACCACGCCGCCCTGCCCGTGGTCACCGCCCCCGGGCTGCGGGCCACCGTCCTCATGGGCGAACTCGACGGCGCCGCCTCGCCCGGCACCGCCTTCTCCCCCCTGGTCGGAGCCGAACTGCTGCTGGCCGCCGGAGCGGCGGCGGCGCTGCCGCTGGAACGGGACTTCGAGTACGCGGTGCTCACCCTCTCCGGCACCCCCGAGGTCGACGGCGTCCGGCTGGACCCGGGCGCCCTGCTCTACCTCGGCTGCAACCGCGACGAACTGCGGGTGCGCGGCGACTCGGACTGCCGGCTGCTGCTGCTCGGCGGCGAGCCGTTCGAGGAGGAGATCGTGATGTGGTGGAACTTCGTCGCCCGTACCGGCGACGAGATCGCCCAGGCCCGCGAGGACTGGATGTCCGGCTCCCACTTCGGCGAAGTAACCGGCTACGACGGCGCCCCACTCCCCGCCCCCGCACTTCCCCCCGTCCCCCTCAAACCCCGCGGACGAGCCCGCTGA
- a CDS encoding DUF885 domain-containing protein gives MRTNDPGREIGRLADRYWGFLLERDPLLRVRQGLRVETLPGASLTEAEERARFAWGVLDRVRVLDGAELSGVDADTAAFLAALAEQELRACRCYWLTPAATPYRLFPLSLYADAVLRPFTFTGRPDIQRYLGLVHQLGRVVGSIVDKAVEQTARGFRVPAPALAGVRTTVAGLRSSVAHRVAVDDDRLVGLGPADRGRLRDGVRRLVETELVPAFDRLLAAVDDPAHPRGAPQAVGWARYEGGEQAYREFVRTHTGDGVPPERLHELGREQCRELAERMGELRAVLGFRGSEAEFHDRLRAEPRLYARTPEDVEARYRGHLDRLAPLLPRWFATLPAAPYGLARLDPALEAGMTFGYYEPPTAADSVGRYRYNGSELDRRSLLGSASLIYHELAPGHHFHLARQAESRALPQLRREIAEFGAFNEGWAEYAAGLGWEMGLYDDPWDAYGRLAQERFTAQRLVVDTGLNLGTMSLEQARDFMRANSTEADGQIDSDLLRYSTDLPGQALSYRAGYLEFTRLRAGAEAGPGGGGFDVRAFHEVVLGGGGLPFAALRRRVARELGSRH, from the coding sequence ATGAGGACGAACGACCCGGGCCGTGAGATCGGCCGCCTGGCGGACCGCTACTGGGGGTTCCTGCTGGAACGCGACCCGCTGCTGAGGGTCCGCCAGGGACTCCGGGTCGAGACGCTGCCGGGGGCATCGCTCACCGAGGCCGAGGAGCGGGCGCGGTTCGCCTGGGGCGTGCTGGACCGGGTCCGGGTGCTCGACGGCGCGGAGCTGTCCGGTGTCGACGCCGACACCGCGGCGTTCCTCGCGGCGCTCGCCGAACAGGAACTGCGGGCCTGCCGCTGCTACTGGCTGACGCCCGCCGCCACGCCATACCGGCTGTTCCCGCTGTCGCTGTACGCCGACGCGGTGCTGCGCCCATTCACCTTCACCGGACGACCGGACATCCAGCGGTACCTGGGGCTGGTGCACCAGCTGGGCCGGGTGGTCGGCTCGATCGTCGACAAGGCGGTGGAGCAGACCGCCCGCGGCTTCCGGGTGCCCGCCCCGGCCCTGGCCGGTGTGCGCACCACCGTCGCCGGTCTGCGGTCTTCCGTGGCCCACCGGGTGGCAGTGGACGACGACCGGCTCGTCGGACTGGGGCCGGCCGACCGAGGTCGACTCCGGGACGGCGTGCGACGGCTGGTGGAGACCGAGCTGGTGCCGGCCTTCGACCGGTTGCTCGCCGCCGTCGACGACCCGGCCCACCCACGCGGTGCGCCGCAGGCCGTCGGCTGGGCGCGGTACGAGGGCGGTGAGCAGGCGTACCGGGAGTTCGTCCGGACCCACACCGGGGACGGCGTGCCGCCCGAGCGGCTGCACGAGCTCGGCCGCGAGCAGTGCCGCGAACTCGCTGAACGGATGGGGGAGTTGCGGGCGGTCCTGGGCTTCCGCGGCTCCGAGGCCGAGTTCCACGACCGGCTGCGGGCCGAGCCCCGTCTGTACGCCCGGACGCCCGAGGATGTCGAGGCCCGGTATCGCGGCCACCTCGACCGGCTGGCCCCGCTGCTGCCCCGGTGGTTCGCCACTCTGCCGGCCGCCCCGTACGGGCTGGCCCGACTGGACCCGGCACTGGAGGCGGGGATGACCTTCGGGTACTACGAGCCGCCCACCGCAGCCGACTCGGTCGGGCGCTACCGCTACAACGGCTCGGAGCTGGACCGGAGGTCCCTGCTGGGCTCCGCCTCGCTGATCTACCACGAGCTGGCACCCGGGCACCACTTCCATCTCGCCCGGCAGGCGGAGAGCCGCGCCCTGCCGCAACTGCGCCGTGAGATTGCGGAGTTCGGCGCGTTCAACGAGGGCTGGGCCGAGTACGCGGCCGGCCTCGGCTGGGAGATGGGCCTCTACGACGACCCCTGGGACGCGTACGGGCGCCTCGCTCAGGAGCGGTTCACCGCGCAGCGGCTCGTCGTCGACACCGGGCTCAACCTCGGGACGATGAGCCTGGAGCAGGCGCGGGACTTCATGCGCGCCAACTCCACCGAGGCGGACGGCCAGATCGACTCGGACCTGCTGCGGTACTCCACGGACCTGCCCGGGCAGGCGCTCTCCTACCGTGCGGGCTACCTGGAGTTCACCCGACTGCGGGCCGGGGCCGAGGCGGGCCCGGGCGGCGGCGGGTTCGACGTGCGGGCCTTCCATGAGGTGGTGCTGGGAGGCGGCGGGCTGCCGTTCGCGGCCCTCCGGCGGCGGGTGGCGCGCGAACTCGGAAGCCGTCATTAA
- a CDS encoding DUF5132 domain-containing protein, whose product MPPLVPPFLVGLVVAPLAKRLLKPLVRGVVKTSVGIVLEVKKAAHEAGENIHDLAAEVAADVVAAQIAAGDVGARSGDGRQAAAGKGYSADRTEGEARTPKVRTTAGVGKAH is encoded by the coding sequence ATGCCGCCCCTAGTACCGCCCTTCCTGGTCGGCCTCGTCGTCGCGCCACTCGCCAAACGTCTCCTCAAGCCGCTGGTGCGCGGTGTCGTCAAGACCTCCGTCGGCATCGTCCTTGAGGTGAAGAAGGCGGCCCACGAGGCCGGAGAGAACATCCATGACCTCGCGGCCGAGGTCGCCGCCGATGTGGTGGCGGCGCAGATCGCCGCCGGTGACGTCGGAGCCCGTTCGGGCGACGGCCGGCAGGCCGCCGCCGGGAAGGGCTACTCCGCCGATCGGACCGAGGGCGAGGCGAGGACCCCGAAGGTCCGTACGACCGCTGGCGTCGGCAAGGCGCACTGA